In Thermorudis peleae, a genomic segment contains:
- a CDS encoding dipeptidase yields MTSAAEVYLQEHEEELLRAYFDLLRIPSVSALPQHQDDVRRAAEWVAERLRHIGVPHVELLPTERNPVVYGEWLVDPAKPTALLYGHYDVQPPDPLDLWETPPFEPTVRNGRVYARGASDDKGNLFAALCGVEALVRTQGKPPINLKFFFEGEEEIGSPSLAPVIEAHRQKLACDFVISADGGMYDYDLPSVTLSSKGLCACEVVLRTAATDLHSGQYGAAVPNAVQSLVQLAATFHTPEGKVAIAGFYDKVRELTPEERAEIAAVPFNEQQLLERVGAKALWGEPGYSPLERMWARPTLDLNGIWGGFQGEGVKTVTPCEAHVKITCRLVPDQDPEEILDLIERHVTTHCPPWAEVSVKRFPGSARPFAVRRDHPALLTAKQVLRELYGKEPLAERTGGTVPVAELFQRLLGADMIFFAWGMPDNRVHAPNESYRLEDFRMMARAYTRYLEALAR; encoded by the coding sequence ATGACAAGCGCTGCGGAAGTGTACCTCCAGGAGCATGAAGAGGAGTTGCTACGTGCCTACTTTGACTTGCTCCGTATCCCCAGCGTCAGCGCACTACCACAACATCAGGACGACGTGCGGCGCGCGGCGGAGTGGGTTGCGGAGCGCTTGCGGCACATTGGGGTACCCCACGTCGAGCTCTTGCCGACAGAGCGTAATCCTGTTGTCTATGGCGAGTGGTTGGTCGATCCTGCCAAGCCTACTGCATTGCTCTATGGCCATTATGACGTCCAACCGCCCGATCCACTCGACCTCTGGGAGACGCCACCGTTTGAACCGACGGTACGCAATGGACGGGTTTATGCCCGTGGGGCATCCGATGATAAGGGGAATCTCTTCGCTGCACTCTGTGGGGTTGAGGCGCTTGTGCGCACCCAGGGGAAGCCGCCCATCAACCTGAAGTTCTTCTTCGAGGGCGAAGAGGAGATTGGCAGTCCTAGTCTTGCTCCGGTAATTGAGGCACATCGCCAGAAGCTCGCCTGTGATTTTGTCATTTCAGCCGACGGTGGCATGTATGACTATGATCTGCCGTCAGTGACGCTCTCCTCAAAGGGGCTTTGCGCCTGCGAAGTGGTGCTACGCACTGCTGCCACTGACCTGCATTCTGGCCAATATGGTGCAGCGGTTCCGAATGCTGTGCAGTCGCTCGTACAACTGGCAGCGACGTTTCATACCCCAGAAGGCAAGGTGGCGATTGCGGGCTTCTACGATAAGGTGCGCGAGTTGACGCCCGAAGAGCGTGCGGAGATCGCGGCCGTGCCGTTCAACGAGCAACAATTGCTTGAGCGCGTTGGTGCCAAGGCTCTTTGGGGGGAGCCGGGATATAGTCCGCTCGAGCGGATGTGGGCGCGCCCCACACTTGACTTGAACGGCATTTGGGGCGGGTTCCAGGGTGAAGGCGTAAAGACTGTAACGCCTTGCGAGGCACACGTAAAGATTACCTGTCGCTTGGTGCCTGACCAGGATCCAGAGGAGATCCTCGACCTTATCGAGCGCCATGTCACTACGCATTGCCCACCCTGGGCGGAAGTCTCTGTCAAGCGCTTCCCGGGCTCAGCTCGGCCCTTTGCCGTGCGGCGCGATCACCCGGCGTTGCTCACGGCGAAGCAGGTACTCCGCGAGCTCTATGGGAAAGAGCCGCTTGCTGAGCGTACAGGTGGCACAGTTCCGGTTGCTGAGCTGTTCCAGCGTCTACTCGGTGCCGATATGATCTTTTTCGCGTGGGGTATGCCAGATAACCGGGTACATGCGCCCAACGAATCCTATCGCCTTGAGGATTTTCGGATGATGGCCCGCGCCTATACACGCTACCTTGAGGCGTTGGCTCGCTAG
- the cmr1 gene encoding type III-B CRISPR module RAMP protein Cmr1 — translation MSEQTVATPHRILFPLETLTPLFLGGADPRGQPELRATAVRGALRFWLRALLGGCYGTDDAALAKIRRVEAETFGEAGGESKAGASKIVVRVAGRSTKIERFDTSLVEMKYLLFGMQQSGKSQLSRMYFAPGSTFTLELAERFGVPRDISGTAWQKALIATWLLIHLGGLGARSRRAAGSIGVEFRPTRLPDGSVGYRPMSINKLPLHLLPELNSAAQQVGQNLSEIRAKFGVSAEFSTSLPRWEILHPSYCFIWLVSFNGERSTSSSGMVSPATAKEDQPWKVALRCFQQFLLDTREAFELHDRIVLGAPLKATPVAKVRRPSPLCFSVTQTVKRQLIGVVTLFKSQLYSDIGLVKIEKLEDLHKIVAESLYKNFSNVAEVHYA, via the coding sequence ATGAGCGAACAGACGGTAGCGACGCCACACCGTATCCTCTTTCCACTGGAGACCCTTACACCACTCTTTCTCGGTGGTGCCGACCCACGCGGCCAGCCAGAACTCCGGGCAACGGCCGTACGCGGGGCGTTGCGCTTCTGGCTACGCGCGCTCCTCGGCGGCTGCTACGGGACGGACGATGCGGCACTTGCCAAGATCCGCCGGGTCGAGGCTGAGACATTCGGCGAAGCTGGGGGTGAGAGCAAAGCCGGTGCCTCCAAGATCGTCGTGCGGGTTGCAGGCCGGTCCACCAAGATCGAGAGGTTTGATACTTCACTAGTTGAGATGAAATATTTATTATTCGGCATGCAACAATCTGGCAAATCCCAGCTATCAAGGATGTATTTCGCCCCAGGTTCAACATTTACTCTCGAGCTAGCAGAACGCTTTGGGGTACCCCGCGATATAAGCGGAACTGCGTGGCAAAAAGCTCTGATTGCTACGTGGCTACTGATCCACCTTGGGGGTCTAGGAGCGCGAAGCAGGCGTGCTGCAGGAAGCATCGGGGTTGAATTTCGTCCCACGAGATTACCTGATGGGAGCGTTGGCTATCGCCCAATGTCAATCAACAAGCTTCCTCTTCACCTCCTTCCTGAGCTAAATTCAGCCGCTCAACAGGTCGGGCAAAACCTCTCAGAAATTCGGGCTAAATTCGGGGTTAGCGCCGAGTTTTCCACTAGTTTGCCCCGCTGGGAAATTCTCCATCCGTCTTACTGCTTCATCTGGCTGGTTTCATTTAATGGCGAGCGCTCCACCAGTTCATCAGGTATGGTATCACCAGCTACTGCCAAGGAAGACCAACCATGGAAGGTTGCGTTGCGATGCTTTCAGCAATTTCTACTCGATACGCGTGAAGCCTTTGAGTTGCATGATCGTATCGTACTGGGTGCCCCGCTAAAAGCTACACCCGTAGCGAAAGTTAGAAGACCTTCACCCCTCTGCTTTTCAGTAACGCAAACTGTTAAAAGGCAACTCATCGGTGTCGTTACATTATTTAAATCTCAATTGTACAGTGATATCGGATTAGTGAAGATAGAGAAGTTAGAAGACCTACACAAGATCGTTGCCGAAAGCTTGTACAAGAACTTCTCCAACGTTGCGGAGGTACATTATGCCTGA
- a CDS encoding zinc ribbon domain-containing protein, producing MHCAHCQAPVSDEARFCPHCGTALHPAAAPATGDGSGTPIAATTPAATPAHLADAAPAGQPVDTPHVAPEPMERAATSSNTTASPPPPPEQTRPLEAVVPASVPAAQPAWAASEPLLAAPPRRTWGIVAALLGVLTTVLLLALGIGAAYATTQIRQRNTTISTLQGQVQSLTDANIGLQDQVRQLTNQRDRLTQERDQVTQERDKLAGEAAALRSSNAELQTKVSSLQQSLDDRNRQLQQAQQEASRQQSRAATAEQAGTVLAKVVVLDNEIHKEFGNLVEAFIDMQDAYRYGSAVAYQQASSRANASIQRLRELFAQRNALLNQLPS from the coding sequence ATGCACTGCGCACACTGTCAGGCACCAGTGAGCGATGAAGCTCGCTTCTGCCCCCACTGTGGCACGGCCTTGCACCCAGCGGCGGCTCCTGCAACCGGAGACGGGTCGGGCACACCCATCGCAGCGACGACACCGGCTGCAACGCCAGCTCATCTCGCAGATGCGGCACCAGCAGGACAGCCGGTTGACACACCACACGTGGCCCCGGAACCAATGGAGCGCGCCGCCACCTCTAGCAACACAACCGCGTCGCCACCACCTCCACCTGAGCAGACACGGCCGCTCGAAGCGGTGGTGCCAGCATCCGTTCCGGCAGCGCAACCTGCCTGGGCAGCCAGTGAACCGCTGCTCGCAGCGCCTCCACGGCGCACCTGGGGCATCGTGGCCGCGCTGTTGGGTGTGCTCACCACTGTACTCCTGCTGGCACTCGGGATAGGCGCAGCCTATGCAACGACCCAGATCCGGCAGCGCAACACGACGATCAGTACGCTTCAGGGACAGGTGCAGAGCCTCACGGATGCGAATATTGGCTTACAAGACCAAGTGCGGCAGCTCACCAACCAACGTGACCGCCTCACGCAAGAACGCGACCAGGTGACGCAGGAGCGCGACAAGCTGGCCGGGGAAGCAGCGGCCTTGCGCAGCAGCAACGCTGAATTGCAGACCAAAGTGTCGAGCCTACAACAGTCGCTCGACGACCGTAACCGCCAGCTCCAGCAGGCCCAGCAGGAAGCCTCACGCCAGCAGTCGCGAGCAGCTACAGCTGAGCAAGCGGGCACGGTGCTGGCCAAGGTTGTCGTACTGGACAACGAGATTCACAAGGAATTTGGAAACCTGGTCGAGGCGTTCATCGACATGCAAGACGCCTACCGCTACGGCAGCGCCGTTGCCTACCAGCAGGCATCGAGCCGGGCAAACGCCAGTATCCAGCGGTTACGTGAACTTTTCGCCCAGCGGAATGCACTGCTGAACCAGCTTCCCAGCTAA
- a CDS encoding S1C family serine protease: MRLVTAGLTVALVIIVGGLVAGGLLLSRAWGPAPAPPTLDPRVQLTVTPLATPVGTQTSPNPTPKASTPGTTPTAGMTPTALSNSTNPARSALAGVVQVRTPNGQGTGFAWQQQGTTTRILTAAHVIADAPQVRVITPDGQEHPAHVLRVNEHADVALLEANDTGGLRPLPLGSAAVLEPGDPLYVVGYALGADLLGDPTVTRGVLSGRRVIDGVACLQTDAAMNPGNSGGPVLNERGEVVGIAAWGVRERAGVTIQGVNFAVTIEQARDALGLP; the protein is encoded by the coding sequence ATGCGCTTGGTAACGGCAGGACTCACCGTAGCACTCGTGATTATTGTCGGCGGGCTGGTCGCCGGCGGGCTGCTGCTCAGCCGCGCCTGGGGACCAGCCCCAGCCCCACCGACGCTCGATCCACGTGTCCAACTCACTGTGACACCGTTAGCGACACCGGTTGGCACGCAGACGAGCCCAAACCCCACGCCGAAAGCATCCACGCCCGGTACTACGCCAACGGCTGGGATGACGCCCACAGCGCTGAGCAACTCGACGAACCCAGCCCGATCCGCACTAGCTGGCGTCGTACAGGTGCGGACTCCGAACGGGCAAGGTACTGGCTTTGCCTGGCAGCAGCAGGGAACCACGACACGGATCCTGACGGCCGCGCACGTCATTGCTGACGCTCCCCAAGTGCGCGTGATCACGCCAGACGGGCAGGAACATCCGGCACATGTGTTGCGAGTCAACGAGCATGCCGATGTGGCACTGCTTGAGGCGAACGATACGGGCGGGTTGCGGCCACTTCCCCTGGGCAGCGCTGCCGTGTTAGAGCCAGGTGACCCACTCTACGTGGTGGGCTATGCGTTAGGCGCTGACTTACTCGGCGACCCAACGGTAACGCGTGGGGTGCTGTCGGGCCGACGGGTCATCGACGGGGTAGCCTGTTTGCAAACCGATGCCGCAATGAACCCGGGGAACAGTGGCGGGCCTGTGCTGAACGAACGCGGCGAGGTCGTCGGGATTGCGGCGTGGGGTGTGCGTGAGCGTGCAGGAGTCACGATCCAGGGAGTGAACTTCGCAGTCACGATCGAGCAAGCTCGCGATGCCCTCGGTCTGCCCTAG
- the cas10 gene encoding type III-B CRISPR-associated protein Cas10/Cmr2: MPDALLRFTVSPVQTFIAEARRTADLYAGSRILAELVRAAARSLQEAGADLIYPANLDAGDPPNVIVARVPREDAKQLAQQATAALQARWQAFADEALTTLRGLVDLDEKLERQWRSQVADLWEVYWAAARIENDDYATAFGRSQAGVAALKKTRVFVQHAEAGAKDTLSGNRAALACDGEDPRAFWRRVRRHPRGARLVGEHERLDAVGTVKRFHGAKTSYPSVPTITARPFARRAAVQAAQALASYRDAFELLVTAFGEQPDRYRRTGLAIEGFPYDGAFLYEATLEWPALVEELGLDPARAEQRRTQVDSILRDARARLAKLYQVVGHRPSRYVAVLVLDGDSMGQWLASVLAEGGVEAHREVSRALTHFADAAENVLQAAAPDGVYVYRGGDDVVALAPAEQAVPLALTLARTFLEKTGGRTASAGIAIGHWLEPLGDLLQSAREAEKRAKRLPGKSAIAVELQPRGGETIRVVARTDQLAALDLTDLVDRFRRDGAGSLSGRLPTDLRQLARAFPQVDAAFRAVLARAVKRQGEWPSGTSEEREHLVDRLYAFAMSYDQLRASLPDETNTHQLERVPPGPAQLADWLALARFLARGGGE; encoded by the coding sequence ATGCCTGACGCACTCCTCCGCTTCACTGTTAGCCCAGTCCAGACGTTCATCGCTGAAGCCCGACGGACAGCTGACCTCTACGCCGGCAGCCGTATCCTGGCCGAGCTGGTCCGGGCTGCTGCCCGCTCACTCCAGGAAGCTGGTGCCGACCTGATCTACCCGGCTAACCTCGATGCCGGTGACCCACCGAATGTCATCGTCGCCCGCGTACCTAGGGAGGATGCCAAGCAACTTGCCCAGCAGGCAACTGCAGCGCTCCAGGCTCGCTGGCAGGCATTCGCCGACGAGGCACTCACCACACTCCGGGGGCTGGTCGATCTCGACGAGAAGCTTGAGCGGCAGTGGCGGTCACAGGTTGCGGATCTCTGGGAAGTCTACTGGGCTGCCGCGCGTATCGAGAACGACGATTATGCAACGGCGTTTGGCCGATCCCAGGCTGGTGTCGCCGCGCTCAAGAAGACGCGCGTCTTCGTCCAGCATGCCGAGGCGGGTGCCAAGGACACGCTCAGCGGCAATCGCGCCGCACTCGCCTGCGACGGCGAAGATCCCCGCGCTTTCTGGCGCAGGGTACGCCGGCATCCTCGCGGTGCGCGGCTTGTCGGCGAGCACGAGCGGCTTGATGCGGTCGGTACAGTGAAGCGCTTCCATGGTGCAAAGACATCGTACCCCTCGGTACCGACGATCACCGCCCGCCCCTTCGCTCGCCGAGCGGCCGTGCAGGCAGCACAAGCCCTCGCGTCGTACCGTGATGCTTTCGAACTCCTCGTGACTGCGTTCGGCGAGCAACCAGATCGGTATCGCCGGACCGGCCTCGCGATCGAAGGCTTTCCCTACGATGGCGCCTTTCTCTACGAGGCAACGCTCGAGTGGCCAGCGCTGGTTGAGGAACTCGGCCTCGACCCGGCTCGAGCTGAGCAGCGACGTACCCAGGTTGACTCGATACTCCGCGACGCACGTGCTCGCCTGGCCAAGCTCTACCAAGTAGTTGGCCATCGTCCGTCACGCTATGTGGCAGTCCTGGTGCTCGACGGCGACTCAATGGGGCAATGGCTGGCCAGCGTGCTGGCCGAAGGTGGCGTCGAGGCCCACCGCGAGGTTAGCCGCGCCCTCACGCACTTCGCCGACGCAGCGGAAAATGTCCTGCAGGCTGCGGCGCCCGACGGTGTCTACGTCTACCGCGGTGGCGACGACGTGGTCGCGTTGGCACCAGCTGAGCAGGCCGTGCCGCTCGCCCTGACGCTTGCCCGCACCTTCTTGGAAAAGACCGGTGGGCGCACTGCATCGGCCGGGATTGCGATCGGACACTGGCTGGAGCCGCTCGGTGACCTTCTCCAGAGTGCTCGCGAGGCAGAGAAGCGAGCCAAACGGCTGCCGGGAAAGAGCGCCATTGCCGTCGAACTCCAGCCGCGTGGGGGCGAGACCATCCGCGTCGTCGCTCGCACGGACCAGCTGGCAGCACTCGACCTGACCGACCTCGTTGACCGTTTTCGCCGCGACGGTGCTGGGAGCCTCTCTGGGCGTCTGCCAACTGACCTGCGGCAGCTTGCCCGTGCCTTCCCGCAGGTCGACGCCGCGTTCCGGGCAGTGCTTGCCCGCGCCGTGAAGCGTCAGGGGGAGTGGCCATCCGGGACGAGCGAAGAGCGTGAGCACCTCGTTGATCGGCTGTACGCCTTCGCGATGAGCTACGACCAACTGCGGGCGAGTCTGCCGGATGAGACCAACACGCACCAGCTCGAACGGGTACCCCCTGGGCCAGCACAGTTGGCCGATTGGCTCGCGCTAGCTCGCTTTCTGGCGAGAGGAGGCGGGGAGTGA
- a CDS encoding FumA C-terminus/TtdB family hydratase beta subunit: MSVPRRITAPFDEETVKSLRAGDEVRISGVLLTARDAAHRRLAAALHAGQPLPVDLRGQVIYYTGPTPAPPGKIIGAAGPTTSSRMDPFTPALLAAGLRGMIGKGKRSLAVRQAIVRYGAVYFAALGGAGALLARSITAVECLAYPELGPEAIYRLTVIDFPAVVINDCYGGDWYEQAAAGYADEPVVP; encoded by the coding sequence ATGTCGGTACCACGCCGAATCACCGCGCCGTTCGATGAGGAGACAGTGAAGTCGTTGCGTGCAGGTGACGAGGTGCGAATCAGTGGGGTTCTCCTCACTGCACGCGATGCTGCTCACCGCCGACTCGCCGCTGCCCTCCACGCTGGCCAGCCGCTGCCGGTTGATCTGCGCGGCCAGGTCATCTACTACACCGGGCCTACACCTGCGCCGCCGGGCAAGATCATCGGCGCGGCTGGCCCAACAACAAGTAGCCGGATGGATCCTTTCACACCCGCTCTGTTGGCTGCGGGATTGCGCGGCATGATTGGCAAGGGCAAACGCAGCCTTGCTGTCCGTCAGGCGATCGTACGCTATGGCGCCGTCTATTTTGCGGCACTGGGTGGGGCTGGGGCGCTCCTGGCACGCAGCATTACGGCGGTTGAGTGCCTGGCATATCCAGAGCTTGGTCCAGAAGCGATCTATCGCCTGACTGTCATCGACTTTCCGGCAGTGGTCATTAATGACTGCTATGGTGGTGATTGGTACGAGCAGGCAGCGGCTGGCTATGCCGACGAACCTGTAGTGCCGTAA
- the murQ gene encoding N-acetylmuramic acid 6-phosphate etherase, protein MPPDAERMQAMLTEAVNPTTHDLDLRPAEEIVTTILNEEARVAEAVARQAGKIAALAEIVAARLARGGRLIYVGAGTSGRLGALDAAELPPTYRVDPAQVCALIAGGPAALTQAVEAAEDDAEQGARDIAAREVTAGDVVVGISASGRTPYVIGAVDAARARGAFTAGLTCNHPSQLAEHVDLTIAVIVGPEVIAGSTRMKAGTAQKLTLNALSTTAMILLGKTYGNLMVDLLPTNQKLWQRATRIVAQATGLDETSARELLERANGEAKTAIVMALAGVDAPEARRRLAQSGGRIRRALELTSP, encoded by the coding sequence ATGCCGCCTGATGCAGAGCGAATGCAGGCAATGCTAACAGAAGCGGTGAACCCAACCACCCATGATCTTGATCTGCGCCCTGCTGAGGAGATCGTCACAACCATTTTGAACGAAGAAGCCCGTGTCGCAGAGGCAGTTGCGCGACAAGCCGGTAAAATTGCTGCGCTCGCCGAGATCGTCGCAGCACGACTTGCTCGTGGCGGACGTCTCATCTATGTCGGTGCTGGAACATCTGGCCGACTTGGCGCACTCGACGCGGCAGAATTACCGCCGACCTACCGTGTCGATCCTGCCCAAGTATGCGCCTTGATCGCGGGCGGGCCAGCCGCCCTTACCCAGGCCGTTGAGGCCGCCGAGGACGACGCAGAGCAAGGTGCGCGTGACATTGCAGCACGCGAGGTCACGGCAGGCGACGTCGTTGTGGGTATCAGCGCCAGCGGCCGTACGCCATACGTGATCGGTGCCGTTGATGCAGCACGGGCGCGCGGGGCATTCACCGCTGGGTTAACCTGTAACCATCCGAGTCAACTCGCTGAGCACGTCGATCTTACCATCGCTGTGATCGTTGGCCCGGAGGTCATCGCTGGCTCCACCAGGATGAAAGCCGGCACAGCTCAGAAACTGACGCTCAACGCGCTCAGTACGACCGCGATGATCTTGCTCGGTAAGACCTACGGCAACTTGATGGTCGATTTACTCCCGACGAACCAGAAGCTTTGGCAGCGTGCGACGAGAATCGTTGCCCAGGCAACTGGTTTGGACGAAACCAGCGCACGAGAGCTCTTGGAGCGAGCCAACGGTGAGGCGAAAACCGCAATTGTCATGGCACTGGCTGGCGTCGACGCACCTGAAGCTCGGCGGCGCCTCGCCCAGAGTGGTGGACGCATTCGTCGCGCCCTGGAGTTGACATCACCATGA
- a CDS encoding N-acetylglucosamine kinase, protein MSQLILGIDGGGSKTVALVGDATGHVRGRGNAGRANYQTVGLAAAVTAIVTATERALANAGLDNTALPVAVACVALAGVDRPDDQARVTAALEAQGLAQRLVVVNDALPLLAAGCPDGWGIALVSGTGSICYGRAPDGRLARTGGWGYLFGDEGSGCALALEALRLAAQTADGRAQATDVLTAVLQAWGLNTPEQLITAVYQDARGRPDRLATLAPVVLALAEAGNDDARQLVSTQARALARHVDAVAARLSLPEPPLALSGGLFIHHAWWREQAVQAITIPIGPVSIVTEPAVGALRLAQTLLERDTNSQVYGTTGSSA, encoded by the coding sequence ATGAGCCAGCTCATTCTTGGGATTGACGGAGGCGGTAGCAAAACCGTTGCATTGGTCGGTGACGCAACTGGTCACGTGCGGGGCCGCGGCAATGCCGGGAGGGCGAACTATCAGACTGTTGGCCTTGCTGCCGCAGTGACTGCAATTGTGACCGCAACCGAACGAGCGCTCGCCAACGCGGGGTTAGACAATACGGCCTTGCCAGTAGCCGTCGCATGTGTTGCGTTGGCCGGAGTCGATCGACCAGACGATCAGGCACGCGTCACAGCGGCGCTTGAGGCACAGGGATTAGCCCAACGGCTCGTGGTAGTCAACGATGCACTCCCGCTCTTAGCAGCCGGCTGCCCAGATGGCTGGGGAATTGCATTGGTGAGTGGAACCGGCTCGATCTGCTATGGGCGGGCACCTGACGGACGGCTCGCACGCACTGGCGGCTGGGGCTATCTCTTTGGCGACGAAGGGAGCGGCTGTGCCCTCGCGCTTGAGGCGCTGCGGCTCGCCGCACAAACGGCCGACGGGCGGGCACAGGCGACCGACGTGTTGACGGCAGTATTACAGGCGTGGGGGCTGAATACACCAGAGCAGCTCATTACCGCTGTCTATCAAGACGCCCGCGGACGCCCCGACCGTTTAGCCACGCTTGCCCCAGTTGTGCTCGCCCTCGCAGAAGCCGGCAATGACGACGCCCGCCAGCTTGTCAGCACACAGGCACGAGCACTCGCCCGCCACGTTGACGCCGTCGCCGCCCGGTTGAGCCTTCCTGAGCCACCACTGGCCTTGAGCGGTGGATTATTTATCCATCACGCGTGGTGGCGTGAGCAGGCCGTGCAGGCCATCACAATCCCAATCGGGCCAGTCAGCATTGTCACCGAACCAGCAGTCGGGGCACTCCGCCTAGCGCAGACGCTCCTCGAGCGTGACACCAACTCGCAGGTTTACGGCACTACAGGTTCGTCGGCATAG